A window of Actinomadura rubteroloni contains these coding sequences:
- a CDS encoding DUF2617 family protein, with protein MLAPLDTPFADTRADALRFALGLPPLDALAVLAVPCGTRTVELRLLGASHQIICGDVSETVACLPDTGAPLPGRYDTASYAFTARTERHADDAAFARAVAAVRADLDGRRDALTGAFPGSPHAVTALLAEPSGLGWRTWHAYPQTREIVMTRSRLAVTP; from the coding sequence TTGCTCGCCCCCCTCGACACCCCCTTCGCCGACACGCGCGCCGACGCGCTGCGGTTCGCGCTCGGACTGCCGCCGCTGGACGCGCTGGCCGTCCTGGCCGTGCCGTGCGGGACGCGCACCGTCGAACTGCGGCTGCTCGGTGCGTCCCACCAGATCATCTGCGGGGACGTCAGCGAGACCGTCGCGTGCCTGCCGGACACCGGAGCACCGCTTCCCGGACGGTACGACACCGCGTCCTACGCGTTCACCGCCCGTACCGAACGGCACGCCGACGATGCCGCGTTCGCGCGGGCCGTCGCCGCCGTCCGCGCGGACCTCGACGGCCGCCGCGACGCGCTGACCGGGGCCTTCCCCGGCTCCCCGCACGCCGTCACCGCCCTGCTGGCCGAGCCGTCCGGGCTCGGCTGGCGCACCTGGCACGCCTACCCCCAGACCCGGGAGATCGTCATGACCCGCAGCCGCCTGGCGGTGACCCCATGA
- a CDS encoding DUF4178 domain-containing protein, with the protein MLGAVVAVLLVLVLAALVVLIVVLRRRAPAAPAVAAPRDPFAPEDQAAGDPRALKAGDMVEYLGVRYFVRGSLRLKEGGFTWSEHLLDADTAGGGKVWLSVEEDPDLEVVWWTEHDADGLTPSERSLTVDGVEYRRDEHGTADYTTEGTTGVPARGRVEYVDYEGPGGRYLSFERYGDGSWEAGLGERVPNGSLTIYPGS; encoded by the coding sequence GTGCTCGGTGCGGTCGTCGCGGTGTTGCTCGTGCTCGTCCTGGCGGCGCTCGTCGTGCTGATCGTGGTGCTGCGCCGGCGTGCTCCGGCCGCCCCGGCGGTCGCGGCGCCGCGTGACCCGTTCGCCCCCGAGGACCAGGCCGCCGGGGATCCGCGTGCGCTGAAGGCCGGGGACATGGTGGAGTACCTCGGCGTCCGGTACTTCGTCCGCGGTTCGCTGCGGCTGAAGGAGGGCGGCTTCACCTGGTCCGAGCACCTGCTGGACGCCGACACCGCGGGCGGCGGCAAGGTCTGGCTCTCCGTCGAGGAGGACCCGGACCTGGAGGTCGTCTGGTGGACGGAGCACGACGCCGACGGGCTCACGCCCAGCGAGCGTTCGCTGACCGTGGACGGCGTCGAGTACCGGCGCGACGAGCACGGCACCGCCGACTACACCACCGAGGGCACGACCGGCGTTCCCGCGCGAGGACGGGTCGAGTACGTCGACTACGAGGGTCCCGGCGGGCGCTATCTGTCGTTCGAGCGCTATGGCGACGGGTCCTGGGAGGCGGGGCTCGGCGAGCGCGTCCCCAACGGCTCGCTCACGATCTACCCCGGTAGCTGA
- the dapC gene encoding succinyldiaminopimelate transaminase, with amino-acid sequence MLALPDFPWDRLVPYRERAAAHPGGVVDLSVGTPVDPTPEPVRAALAAAADAPGYPQTYGTPRLREAVAAWLRETHGVSGADPSAVLPVIGTKELVAWLPTLLGFGAGDTVVFPELAYPTYDVGARLAGAASVATDGLLSLGPARPALVWVNSPSNPTGKVLPASHLRKVVAWARERGTIVVSDECYLDFGWDPECPPVSILHPDVCGGTHEGLLAVNSLSKRSNLAGYRAGFVTGDPALVKRLLEVRKHAGMIVPAPVQAAMVAAFSDETHVAEQRERYARRRALLRGAFERHGFRVDHSEASLYLWATRDESCWDTVAHLADLGIIVGPGDFYGPAGARHVRIAFTATDERVEAGIARL; translated from the coding sequence GTGCTCGCGCTGCCGGACTTTCCCTGGGACCGCCTGGTGCCCTACCGCGAGCGGGCCGCCGCGCATCCCGGCGGCGTCGTGGACCTGTCGGTCGGCACGCCCGTGGACCCCACGCCCGAACCGGTGCGCGCCGCGCTCGCCGCGGCGGCCGACGCGCCCGGCTACCCGCAGACCTACGGCACGCCCCGGCTGCGCGAGGCGGTCGCGGCGTGGCTGCGCGAGACGCACGGGGTCAGCGGCGCCGACCCGTCCGCCGTCCTGCCGGTCATCGGCACCAAGGAACTCGTCGCCTGGCTGCCGACGCTTCTCGGCTTCGGCGCGGGCGACACGGTCGTGTTCCCCGAGCTGGCCTACCCGACGTACGACGTGGGGGCGCGGCTCGCCGGGGCCGCGTCGGTCGCGACGGACGGGCTGCTGTCCCTCGGGCCGGCCCGTCCCGCGCTCGTCTGGGTGAACTCGCCGTCCAACCCGACCGGCAAGGTGCTGCCCGCCTCGCACCTGCGGAAGGTCGTCGCGTGGGCGCGCGAACGCGGGACGATCGTCGTCAGCGACGAGTGCTACCTCGACTTCGGCTGGGATCCGGAGTGCCCGCCCGTCTCGATCCTGCACCCGGACGTCTGCGGCGGGACGCACGAAGGGCTCCTCGCCGTGAACTCCCTCTCCAAGCGCTCCAACCTCGCCGGGTACCGCGCCGGGTTCGTCACCGGTGACCCGGCGCTGGTCAAGCGGCTGCTGGAGGTCCGCAAGCACGCCGGGATGATCGTCCCCGCGCCGGTGCAGGCCGCGATGGTCGCCGCGTTCTCGGACGAGACGCACGTCGCCGAGCAGCGCGAACGCTACGCCCGCCGCCGCGCGCTGCTGCGCGGGGCGTTCGAGCGGCACGGCTTCCGCGTGGACCACTCCGAGGCGTCCCTGTACCTGTGGGCGACGCGCGACGAGTCCTGCTGGGACACGGTCGCGCACCTCGCCGACCTCGGCATCATCGTCGGCCCCGGCGACTTCTACGGCCCGGCGGGCGCGCGGCACGTCCGCATCGCCTTCACGGCGACCGACGAGCGCGTGGAAGCGGGCATCGCCCGCCTCTGA
- the fdxA gene encoding ferredoxin, translating into MTYVIAQPCVDLLDKACIEECPVDCIYEGNRQLYIHPDECVDCGACEPVCPVEAIYYEDDVPEQWKDFYKVNVEFFDDLGSPGGASKVGKIDKDHPLVAALPPQAQED; encoded by the coding sequence GTGACCTACGTCATTGCGCAGCCCTGCGTTGACCTGCTCGACAAGGCATGTATCGAGGAGTGCCCGGTCGACTGCATCTACGAGGGCAACCGGCAGCTCTACATCCACCCCGACGAGTGCGTCGACTGCGGTGCGTGCGAGCCGGTGTGCCCGGTGGAGGCCATCTACTACGAGGACGACGTTCCCGAGCAGTGGAAGGACTTCTACAAGGTCAACGTGGAGTTCTTCGACGACCTCGGGTCGCCCGGCGGCGCCTCCAAGGTGGGCAAGATCGACAAGGACCACCCCCTTGTCGCCGCGCTGCCCCCGCAGGCCCAGGAAGACTGA
- a CDS encoding putative acetyltransferase has product MSGHLAARLVVSISEADVGQRVSLRRRLPTGEYSDVVGVLESWSGGTLHVRRRTGELAEVDAAAMVAAKVVPPAPPRRRPRTS; this is encoded by the coding sequence ATGTCCGGCCATCTCGCCGCACGGCTGGTGGTCTCTATCAGTGAGGCCGACGTGGGCCAGCGGGTCTCGCTGCGCCGCCGTCTGCCTACGGGAGAGTACAGCGACGTGGTCGGCGTCCTCGAATCCTGGTCGGGCGGAACGCTGCACGTCCGCCGCCGCACCGGCGAACTGGCCGAGGTGGACGCGGCGGCGATGGTGGCGGCCAAGGTCGTGCCGCCCGCTCCGCCGCGCCGCCGTCCCCGGACGTCCTGA
- a CDS encoding polysaccharide deacetylase family protein: MRTRASAALALLTVTVAAGCGGAGGRQAATHGHALAGAPRARSAPQAPPPPRAIDCAKASCVALTFDDGPGPYTETLLNELQAAGARATFFMLGENVASFPHAVRRAALAGHEIGNHSWSHPQLTTLPSASVRAQVQRTQRAIERASGGVTPKLMRPPYGAVDKRVSGDIAMPEVLWSVDTLDWKIRDTRRVERAALGQAHRGSIVLMHDIHKTTVAAVPTVLAGLRKKGLTPVTVSELFSTDKPMQAGVAYGERVPPVPAPSVPQRAAEPPR, translated from the coding sequence GTGAGGACGAGGGCGAGCGCGGCGCTGGCGCTGCTGACGGTGACGGTCGCGGCCGGATGCGGCGGGGCCGGGGGACGGCAGGCCGCCACCCACGGGCACGCCCTCGCGGGGGCGCCGCGCGCCCGGTCCGCGCCGCAGGCACCGCCGCCGCCCCGCGCGATCGACTGCGCCAAGGCGTCCTGCGTCGCGCTGACCTTCGACGACGGCCCCGGCCCCTACACCGAGACGCTGCTGAACGAGTTGCAGGCGGCGGGCGCCCGCGCGACGTTCTTCATGCTCGGCGAGAACGTCGCGTCGTTCCCGCACGCGGTGCGGCGCGCGGCGCTGGCCGGCCACGAGATCGGCAACCACAGTTGGTCGCATCCGCAGCTCACGACGCTGCCGAGCGCGTCCGTCCGCGCGCAGGTGCAGCGGACGCAGCGCGCGATCGAGCGGGCGTCGGGCGGGGTGACGCCGAAACTGATGCGTCCGCCGTACGGGGCCGTCGACAAACGGGTCAGCGGGGACATCGCGATGCCCGAGGTGCTGTGGAGCGTCGACACGCTGGACTGGAAGATCCGCGACACGCGGCGCGTCGAGCGGGCGGCGCTCGGGCAGGCGCACCGGGGGAGCATCGTGCTGATGCACGACATCCACAAGACGACGGTCGCGGCCGTCCCGACCGTCCTCGCCGGGCTGCGGAAGAAGGGGCTGACGCCCGTCACGGTGTCGGAGCTGTTCTCCACCGACAAGCCGATGCAGGCGGGCGTGGCCTACGGGGAGCGCGTTCCGCCCGTCCCGGCGCCGTCGGTGCCGCAGCGCGCGGCCGAACCGCCCCGCTGA
- a CDS encoding crotonase/enoyl-CoA hydratase family protein → MSYTEIVHEVRDGIATVTLNRPDRMNAYTSTMRAELLDAFDRIDADDAVRAVVVTGAGRAFCAGADLEAGGDTFNQERSRDMFAGDDVLDDGTPRDGGGTVALRIARCLKPVIGAFNGAAVGVGVTMTLPMDVRFAAEKAKFGFVFARRGIVTEAASSWFLPRLVGISQAMEWAATGRVFGADEALRGGLVSRVLPPDELLPAAYELAREIADNTSAVSVAAIRRLMWSGLSAPSPWDAHAADSRLMAALGSAADAAEGVTSFLEKRPPSFPLRVSADLPADVPDWPVR, encoded by the coding sequence GTGTCGTACACCGAGATCGTCCACGAGGTGCGGGACGGGATCGCGACGGTCACGCTGAACCGTCCGGACCGCATGAACGCCTACACCAGCACGATGCGGGCCGAACTGCTGGACGCGTTCGACCGGATCGACGCCGACGACGCCGTCCGGGCCGTCGTCGTGACCGGCGCGGGCCGGGCGTTCTGCGCGGGCGCCGACCTGGAGGCGGGCGGCGACACGTTCAACCAGGAGCGCTCGCGGGACATGTTCGCGGGCGACGACGTCCTGGACGACGGCACGCCCCGCGACGGCGGCGGCACGGTCGCGCTGCGCATCGCCCGCTGCCTCAAGCCCGTCATCGGCGCGTTCAACGGCGCGGCGGTCGGCGTCGGGGTGACGATGACGCTGCCGATGGACGTCCGGTTCGCCGCCGAGAAGGCCAAGTTCGGGTTCGTGTTCGCGCGGCGCGGGATCGTCACCGAGGCCGCGTCGTCGTGGTTCCTGCCCCGGCTCGTCGGAATCTCGCAGGCCATGGAGTGGGCCGCGACGGGCCGGGTGTTCGGCGCGGACGAGGCGCTGCGCGGCGGGCTCGTCTCGCGCGTCCTGCCGCCGGACGAGCTGCTGCCCGCCGCCTACGAGCTGGCCCGGGAGATCGCCGACAACACCTCGGCGGTGTCGGTCGCGGCGATCCGGCGGCTGATGTGGTCGGGCCTGTCGGCGCCGTCGCCGTGGGACGCGCACGCCGCCGACTCGCGCCTCATGGCCGCGCTCGGCTCGGCCGCCGACGCCGCCGAGGGCGTGACGTCCTTCCTGGAGAAGCGTCCGCCGTCGTTCCCGCTCCGGGTCAGCGCCGATTTGCCCGCGGACGTCCCGGACTGGCCCGTCCGCTGA
- a CDS encoding class I SAM-dependent methyltransferase translates to MTTYDSAFGYVSAHGAPLVDLLDPQPGEKIIDLGCGTGAFSAEIAERGAEVLGLDGSAEMIAQAAARHPGLSFSVADAHDFTTSESFDAVASNAALHWMTRDPDAVIARVHEALRPGGRFVAELGGAGNCAELIVAMQTAWRVFGLPEPDLPWYFPSPAEYATRLEDGGFTLRLLEHADRPSRMVEGPDGAADWVRAYASGALAEVPPELVEPLLARVNELAAPALRRESGWVADYVRLRFAAIRKPDGSTPMPEGPL, encoded by the coding sequence GTGACGACGTACGATTCCGCCTTCGGGTACGTCTCCGCGCACGGCGCGCCCCTGGTCGACCTGCTCGACCCCCAGCCCGGCGAGAAGATCATCGACCTCGGCTGCGGCACCGGCGCGTTCAGCGCGGAGATCGCCGAGCGCGGCGCGGAGGTCCTCGGCCTGGACGGGTCCGCCGAGATGATCGCCCAGGCCGCCGCGCGCCATCCCGGGCTGTCGTTCTCCGTCGCCGACGCCCACGACTTCACCACCAGCGAGTCGTTCGACGCCGTCGCGTCCAACGCCGCGCTCCACTGGATGACCCGCGACCCGGACGCCGTGATCGCCCGCGTCCACGAGGCGCTGCGGCCCGGCGGACGGTTCGTCGCCGAACTCGGCGGCGCGGGCAACTGCGCGGAGCTGATCGTCGCGATGCAGACGGCGTGGCGCGTCTTCGGCCTGCCCGAACCGGACCTGCCGTGGTACTTCCCGAGCCCCGCCGAGTACGCGACGCGGCTGGAGGACGGCGGGTTCACGCTGCGCCTGCTCGAACACGCCGACCGTCCGAGCCGGATGGTCGAGGGCCCGGACGGCGCCGCCGACTGGGTCCGCGCCTACGCCTCGGGCGCGCTCGCCGAGGTGCCGCCCGAGCTGGTCGAACCGCTGCTGGCCCGCGTCAACGAGCTGGCCGCGCCCGCGCTGCGCCGCGAGTCGGGCTGGGTCGCCGACTACGTGCGGCTGCGGTTCGCGGCGATCCGCAAGCCGGACGGCTCGACCCCCATGCCCGAAGGGCCGCTTTAA
- a CDS encoding TNT domain-containing protein gives MGRSEQITELERRVADLARETAPIGWRRVDLGCRATIAEQQITLAVLTADGRPDTAEPTDALRDALAELRRVHYLSEQGTWFSMTFFIEQDAASPVYNYAEDPGWDPPLPADAWRRDQVVLPRDGAKMPGWLRDRIEGREPGHDRDTAVPPLNQAEQMDLLSNRFTTLIADQAPPLWQKVFGYYQATGGHEEFPPLMVMRADGTRADWTPPPAAAVLLDRLRAGTHAFRGSTWSRIDFEVLYDETSVRCRASFTSDREPAWNTLPPAREVRRELERFPTDQIPEWMLRLAGEAAADAEPPPDEPVAGVRRARVFDDIGPDGENPSVSRPPVDPAERGPLADYLRRCPVVLAARSLAPDLMDPARPERVPLTFHTDGTWVWSGAVGYYLAEHGVPPEPDLVAHVRARGFRVPQVGDEAMDAATAAVTGEKPSERVVAEPPRPNPAKWLERVARRLDDLGVVPSAYRIGTAEDDAWCLIAEGDGWSVFKQVGGDRLKEVRFGAADDAAAHLLGRLLLIPPRDDAGPVPAITPLPGEPPLTLFRAPKPLRLPAGTVVDRYGDPDGNVAYAEGTPFPERSLPADWESRPFHAYRLLRPLWTLSGTAVPWFDQPGGGTAYVFAASLDALVAEGALARES, from the coding sequence GTGGGGCGGAGCGAGCAGATCACGGAACTCGAACGCCGCGTGGCGGACCTGGCGCGGGAGACGGCTCCGATCGGCTGGCGGCGCGTGGACCTCGGCTGCCGCGCGACGATCGCCGAGCAGCAGATCACGCTGGCCGTGCTCACGGCCGACGGACGCCCGGACACCGCCGAGCCGACCGACGCGCTGCGCGACGCGCTGGCCGAGCTGCGCCGCGTCCACTACCTGTCCGAGCAGGGCACCTGGTTCTCGATGACGTTCTTCATCGAGCAGGACGCCGCGAGCCCCGTCTACAACTACGCCGAGGACCCCGGCTGGGACCCGCCGCTCCCCGCCGACGCGTGGCGGCGCGACCAGGTCGTCCTGCCGCGCGACGGGGCGAAGATGCCCGGCTGGCTGCGCGACCGCATCGAGGGGCGCGAGCCGGGGCACGACCGGGACACGGCCGTCCCGCCGCTGAACCAGGCCGAGCAGATGGACCTGCTGTCCAACCGGTTCACGACGCTGATCGCCGACCAGGCGCCGCCGCTGTGGCAGAAGGTGTTCGGGTACTACCAGGCGACGGGCGGGCACGAGGAGTTCCCGCCGCTCATGGTCATGCGCGCCGACGGCACCCGCGCGGACTGGACGCCGCCGCCGGCCGCCGCCGTCCTGCTGGACCGGCTCCGCGCGGGCACGCACGCGTTCCGGGGCTCGACGTGGTCCCGCATCGACTTCGAGGTGCTGTACGACGAGACGAGCGTCCGGTGCCGCGCGTCGTTCACGTCCGACCGCGAGCCCGCGTGGAACACGCTGCCGCCCGCGCGGGAGGTCCGGCGCGAGCTGGAGCGCTTCCCGACCGACCAGATCCCCGAGTGGATGCTGCGGCTGGCGGGCGAGGCGGCGGCGGACGCCGAGCCGCCGCCGGACGAGCCCGTCGCCGGGGTGCGGCGCGCGCGGGTGTTCGACGACATCGGCCCGGACGGCGAGAACCCGAGCGTGTCGCGTCCGCCCGTCGACCCCGCCGAGCGCGGCCCGCTGGCCGACTACCTGCGGCGCTGCCCGGTCGTGCTCGCGGCGCGGTCGCTCGCGCCCGACCTGATGGACCCGGCGCGGCCCGAGCGCGTCCCGCTGACGTTCCACACCGACGGGACGTGGGTCTGGTCGGGCGCGGTCGGCTACTACCTGGCCGAGCACGGCGTCCCGCCGGAGCCGGATCTCGTCGCGCACGTCCGCGCGCGGGGGTTCCGGGTGCCGCAGGTCGGGGACGAGGCGATGGACGCGGCGACCGCGGCCGTGACCGGTGAGAAGCCGTCGGAGCGCGTCGTGGCGGAACCGCCGCGACCGAACCCGGCGAAGTGGCTGGAACGGGTGGCACGGCGGCTGGACGATCTCGGCGTCGTCCCGTCCGCGTACCGGATCGGGACGGCCGAGGACGACGCCTGGTGCCTGATCGCCGAGGGTGACGGCTGGTCGGTGTTCAAGCAGGTCGGCGGGGACCGGCTGAAGGAGGTCCGGTTCGGCGCGGCCGACGACGCGGCGGCGCACCTGCTCGGCCGGCTGCTGCTGATCCCGCCGCGCGACGACGCCGGGCCCGTCCCGGCGATCACGCCGCTGCCCGGCGAGCCGCCGCTGACGCTGTTCCGCGCCCCGAAGCCGCTGCGCCTGCCCGCCGGGACGGTCGTGGACCGCTACGGCGATCCGGACGGCAACGTCGCCTACGCCGAGGGCACCCCGTTCCCCGAGCGCTCGCTGCCCGCCGACTGGGAGAGCCGGCCGTTCCACGCGTACCGGCTGCTGCGTCCGCTGTGGACGCTGTCGGGCACGGCCGTCCCGTGGTTCGACCAGCCCGGCGGCGGCACCGCCTACGTGTTCGCCGCGTCCCTGGACGCCCTGGTCGCCGAGGGCGCGCTGGCCCGCGAGTCCTAG
- a CDS encoding alpha/beta hydrolase family protein: MRKTVVIVPLVVLLVSCVSVVSIGWYFSSVATSVEHGRAYRFTIRGVSGDTVTLPRDATTSRPGVWGLIWPGGRAVLGPVVGGDARTVQRRFSVVFGRPAPGSRAVIDHWVYGRDPRRDLGLEFRDVVYPSSLGPMPAWFLPGRSSVWVIAVHGRNASRFETFRALKAVHASGMPVLSISYRNDVGAPRSPDHRNLMGYTEWRDITSAIAYARGHGASGVVLYGYSMGGGMVVNAVRHDASFVRGLVLDSPVLDWNATLDKQAGQRSLPSFVTAAAKRILAWRMGIDLSSLDARTYAPRLRTPTLLFTTDEDALVDNRPSYEFARLAPRGMVTHISAHADHTDAWNVDPVRYEKALSGFLGPLLSARPEESFP, translated from the coding sequence GTGCGCAAGACGGTCGTGATCGTTCCTCTCGTCGTTCTGCTGGTGTCGTGCGTCTCGGTGGTGTCGATCGGGTGGTATTTCTCGTCGGTGGCGACCTCGGTGGAGCATGGCCGCGCTTATCGCTTCACTATCCGCGGTGTCTCCGGTGACACGGTGACGCTGCCGCGTGACGCTACGACGTCCCGTCCCGGGGTCTGGGGGCTGATCTGGCCCGGTGGACGCGCCGTGCTCGGGCCGGTCGTCGGCGGGGACGCTCGGACGGTGCAGCGCCGGTTCTCCGTGGTCTTCGGCCGTCCCGCGCCGGGGTCGCGGGCGGTCATCGACCACTGGGTTTATGGGCGTGATCCGCGTCGGGATCTCGGGCTCGAATTCCGGGACGTTGTGTATCCGTCCTCGCTCGGACCCATGCCGGCGTGGTTTTTGCCGGGCCGGTCGTCGGTGTGGGTGATCGCGGTGCACGGACGCAATGCCTCGCGGTTCGAGACCTTTCGTGCACTGAAGGCCGTCCATGCCTCGGGGATGCCGGTTCTTTCGATCTCCTATCGCAATGACGTGGGCGCGCCCCGGTCTCCCGACCATCGCAATTTGATGGGGTACACCGAGTGGCGGGATATCACTTCGGCCATCGCTTATGCGCGGGGGCACGGGGCTTCTGGAGTCGTCCTGTACGGGTACTCGATGGGCGGCGGGATGGTGGTGAACGCCGTCCGGCACGACGCTTCGTTCGTCCGGGGCCTGGTGCTGGACTCGCCCGTCCTCGACTGGAACGCGACACTCGACAAGCAGGCGGGCCAACGCTCGCTGCCGTCGTTCGTGACGGCCGCCGCCAAACGGATCCTGGCGTGGCGGATGGGAATCGACCTTTCGTCGCTGGACGCCCGTACTTACGCGCCCCGCCTCCGGACGCCGACGCTTCTGTTCACCACCGACGAGGACGCTCTCGTGGACAACAGGCCGTCCTACGAGTTCGCCCGCCTCGCGCCGCGCGGCATGGTCACGCACATTTCCGCGCACGCCGATCACACGGACGCCTGGAACGTCGACCCCGTCCGCTACGAGAAGGCCCTTTCCGGATTCCTCGGGCCGCTGCTCAGCGCACGTCCAGAAGAGTCTTTCCCCTAG
- a CDS encoding zinc-binding dehydrogenase has product MRAVWLTAFGGPDVLVPGEAREPVPDDGQVLIDVEYANVTFVETQMRAGMKGPFRVVPPLIPGNGVGGVDGGGRRVVASTGGAGGYAERAVADRAAVHAVPDGLPLDHAVALLADGRTATLQFQAAEPRAGERVLVEAAAGGVGSLLVQLAKNAGLTVVAAVGDAGKAELAAELGADEVVLYREEGWEKKVEDVDIVFDGVGGDIGRKAFTTLRGGGRMASYGLASGEWAGITQQQADERHVVLVRNRPDPAMLRQATLSALTAGAAGVLRPVIGQRFPLERAADAHRAIEARATRGKTLLDVR; this is encoded by the coding sequence ATGCGTGCCGTGTGGCTCACCGCGTTCGGCGGACCGGACGTGCTCGTCCCGGGCGAGGCCAGGGAGCCGGTTCCGGACGACGGGCAGGTGCTTATTGATGTCGAGTACGCGAATGTCACGTTCGTCGAGACGCAGATGCGGGCCGGAATGAAAGGACCGTTCCGGGTGGTCCCGCCGCTCATTCCCGGGAACGGCGTCGGCGGCGTGGACGGCGGCGGACGGCGCGTCGTCGCGTCCACCGGCGGCGCGGGCGGGTACGCGGAGCGCGCGGTCGCCGATCGCGCGGCCGTCCACGCGGTTCCGGACGGCCTTCCGCTCGACCACGCCGTCGCCCTTCTCGCCGACGGGCGCACCGCCACACTCCAATTCCAGGCCGCCGAGCCGCGTGCGGGTGAACGGGTGCTGGTCGAGGCGGCGGCGGGCGGTGTCGGGTCGCTGCTCGTCCAGCTCGCCAAGAACGCCGGGCTCACGGTCGTCGCGGCGGTCGGCGACGCGGGAAAGGCGGAACTCGCGGCGGAACTCGGCGCCGACGAGGTCGTCCTCTACCGCGAAGAGGGGTGGGAGAAGAAGGTGGAGGACGTCGACATCGTCTTCGATGGCGTGGGCGGCGACATCGGCCGGAAAGCCTTCACCACACTGCGCGGCGGAGGGCGCATGGCCAGTTACGGCCTCGCCAGCGGCGAATGGGCGGGCATCACGCAGCAGCAGGCCGACGAAAGGCACGTCGTGCTCGTCCGCAACCGCCCCGACCCGGCGATGCTCCGGCAGGCCACGCTCAGCGCGCTGACGGCGGGCGCGGCCGGCGTCCTGCGGCCCGTCATCGGGCAACGGTTCCCGCTGGAGCGGGCCGCCGACGCCCATCGCGCCATCGAGGCCCGCGCGACTAGGGGAAAGACTCTTCTGGACGTGCGCTGA
- a CDS encoding YnfA family protein yields MTVLRSLALFALAAVAEIGGAWLVWQGVREHRGAAWTAAGVAALGVYGFVATLQPSATFGRILAAYGGVFVAGSLAWAMALDGYRPDRFDVLGAALCLLGVTAIMYAPRT; encoded by the coding sequence ATGACCGTCCTGCGCTCCCTCGCCCTCTTCGCCCTGGCCGCCGTGGCGGAGATCGGCGGGGCGTGGCTGGTGTGGCAGGGCGTCCGCGAGCACCGGGGCGCCGCCTGGACCGCCGCAGGCGTAGCGGCACTGGGCGTCTACGGCTTCGTGGCGACCCTGCAGCCGTCGGCGACGTTCGGCCGCATCCTCGCCGCGTACGGCGGGGTGTTCGTGGCGGGCTCCCTGGCATGGGCGATGGCCCTGGACGGCTACCGCCCCGACCGCTTCGACGTCCTCGGAGCCGCCCTCTGCCTGCTCGGCGTCACCGCGATCATGTACGCCCCCCGCACCTGA